The following are encoded together in the Montipora foliosa isolate CH-2021 chromosome 12, ASM3666993v2, whole genome shotgun sequence genome:
- the LOC137979005 gene encoding uncharacterized protein — protein sequence MPREGHQSHEDGRRKRSERSPSRSRHHRHKRHRRHRSDFRELDRPNRSERTPRSFTHIYFNGTGTAASVSLRTDHVTLATNLRSLVENQQRKIDDILTILRSRACDMRQHLQREETPESAISPQGEASASSSSCYRGINSSNLVAIRKSAAKRSNSKPSFDKVMELCKITSLVPAADTKRRLHENLASHSEAKLESIEIPLFCPLTRSRIVTPVRGKNCQHIHCFDGESFCNLMCEKPVSKWKCPICKCHAPLSTLIVDGFIMEVLASVPENVRSVEFTSDGNFRAKESTFSQSFKHSSLSLVGTSSEPGNVEVIDLTFDTPVKDVKNKNKYLNNTGNSSPQVIDLTLSP from the exons ATGCCAAGAGAAGGACATCAGTCTCATGAAGATGGCCGCCGCAAAAGAAGCGAACGATCGCCTTCTCGTAGCCGGCACCATAGACATAAACGCCATAGAAGGCATCGGAGTGACTTCCGTGAACTCGATAGGCCAAATCGCAGCGAAAGGACGCCTCGATCGTTCACTCATATATATTTCAACGGTACAGGCACTGCTGCTTCGGTCTCGCTTCGCACAGACCATGTAACACTTGCCACTAATTTGAGATCTTTGGTGGAAAATCAACAACGCAAGATTGATGACATCTTAACAATCTTGAGAAGTCGCGCATGCGATATGCGTCAACATTTGCAACGAGAGGAGACTCCCGAGTCTGCCATCTCGCCGCAAGGTGAAGCAAGTGCAAGTAGCTCTTCTTGTTACCGCGGGATAAATTCGTCTAACTTAGTTGCTATACGTAAATCAGCCGCAAAGAGGTCAAATTCCAAACCAAG CTTTGACAAGGTAATGGAACTGTGCAAGATAACAAGTCTTGTTCCTGCTGCAGACACCAAAAGACGCTTGCACGAAAACTTGGCTTCCCATTCTGAAGCTAAACTTGAGTCCATAgaaattcctttgttttgtccTTTAACGCGTTCACGTATTGTGACTCCTGTGCGAGGGAAGAACTGTCAGCACATTCATTGTTTTGATGGAGAGTCCTTTTGCAATTTGATGTGCGAAAAACCTGTCTCAAAGTGGAAGTGTCct attTGCAAATGTCATGCCCCATTGTCAACCTTAATTGTGGATGGGTTCATCATGGAAGTATTGGCGTCTGTACCAGAAAATGTCAGGAGTGTGGAATTCACATCTGATGGAAATTTCAGAGCGAAGGAAAGTACTTTTTCACAGTCCTTCAAACACTCATCACTTTCATTGGTTGGCACAAGTTCTGAGCCTGGAAATGTTGAAGTTATTGACCTCACCTTTGACACACCTGTCAAAGATgtaaagaacaagaacaagtaTTTAAACAACACTGGTAACTCCTCTCCTCAAGTCATTGATCTCACTTTGTCTCCTTGA
- the LOC137979006 gene encoding histamine H2 receptor-like, with protein MGLTNNYSTGTVSSEENCHFLPLGHLYGMLVVNILSMILGTIGNVLVIGTVRTNFALQIISNYWLVSMAVADLFVTAIGQPLFVVFLGLQLIGECNSVVSQVFRLIANMSCSASVLHLCLISVDRCLVILRPHDFRKIRTKKRFRIALVIAWILPVVYGILRLTLEKSVTSYFTVTAVGLCFVVIILCYSLIILKVRKQGSLTLKRIRGSGGRNVASEHMIERRVTVTIAIVVVIFTVCWFPLLYLRSAFAEENFGVAYNWARTLALSNSSMNPWIYCFRIAEFREAYNRLMRCQWKPACRAGAREPRDPTTGTHSSDLETTTANGGPYAL; from the coding sequence ATGGGGCTTACCAACAACTACTCCACTGGTACTGTGTCTAGCGAAGAGAACTGTCATTTTTTGCCCTTGGGACATTTGTACGGAATGCTGGTGGTGAATATTTTGTCGATGATTCTCGGGACGATCGGCAATGTTCTAGTTATCGGTACTGTCCGCACGAATTTTGCTCTGCAAATTATTTCCAACTACTGGCTCGTCAGCATGGCTGTGGCTGATCTGTTTGTAACGGCGATTGGGCAGCCTCTCTTTGTCGTCTTCCTGGGGCTTCAACTCATCGGTGAATGCAACTCGGTCGTTTCACAAGTTTTTCGTTTGATCGCTAACATGTCGTGTTCGGCATCCGTGCTTCATCTCTGCCTCATCAGTGTCGATCGATGCTTGGTCATTTTGCGACCGCACGATTTCAGAAAGATCCGTACGAAAAAACGGTTCCGCATTGCCCTGGTCATCGCATGGATTTTGCCAGTTGTCTATGGAATTCTACGTCTCACGCTCGAAAAGTCAGTAACGTCGTATTTTACAGTGACAGCCGTGGGACTTTGCTTTGTGGTCATAATTTTATGCTACAGCTTAATTATCTTGAAAGTCAGAAAGCAAGGCTCACTGACCCTAAAACGGATCCGCGGTTCTGGAGGACGGAACGTTGCTTCAGAACACATGATAGAGCGTCGCGTTACCGTCACAATTGCTATCGTTGTTGTAATTTTCACGGTTTGTTGGTTTCCTTTGTTATACCTACGTTCGGCTTTCGCCGAGGAAAACTTTGGCGTGGCTTATAACTGGGCCCGCACTCTTGCCTTGAGCAATTCTTCCATGAATCCGTGGATTTATTGCTTCAGGATCGCAGAATTCCGGGAAGCTTACAACAGACTGATGAGGTGCCAGTGGAAGCCAGCCTGTAGGGCCGGGGCGCGGGAGCCGAGAGACCCAACGACAGGGACTCATTCAAGTGACTTGGAAACGACGACTGCAAACGGGGGACCTTACGCGTTGTAA